The Synchiropus splendidus isolate RoL2022-P1 chromosome 8, RoL_Sspl_1.0, whole genome shotgun sequence genome has a window encoding:
- the hdac12 gene encoding uncharacterized protein SYNPCC7002_A1628 isoform X2: MTCMTKTFLTRRSFVRFIKLHRCLHAEVVRHESSGLPIVHHCGYVSELPPNHRFPMKKFPRVLHFLLKDQVWAPEIASVDVLGSVHTAGYLDNFINGTINEKEQRRTGFPWSEGIVSRCRYETGGTLLAAEIALRRGLACSTAGGTHHAFPSFGSGFCLLNDLAVTAKFMLDENQKKVLIVDLDVHQGDGTAFIFKDEPQVFTFSVHCGKNFPLRKQQSDLDVSVEDGLEDREYLSTVEAHLPWLLESFRPDLVLYDAGVDPHWDDELGRLRLTDQGLYQRDLYVMKTVVSRGVPLASVIGGGYSRDIDRLALRHSIVHRAASQVRFTELKLTECGCKKTAVYVTLYSLKVNLLM, encoded by the exons ATGACTTGTATGACGAAAACATTCCTCACGAGACGTTCTTTTGTCAGGTTTATCAAACTTCACAGATGTCTGCACGCGGAAGTA GTGAGACATGAGTCCAGTGGACTTCCCATCGTTCACCACTGCGGATACGTGTCCGAGCTTCCACCCAATCACCGGTTCCCCATGAAGAAGTTTCCTCGAGTGTTACACTTTCTGCTCAAAGATCAG GTTTGGGCTCCAGAAATTGCCTCTGTAGATGTACTGGGCAGTGTTCACACTGCTGGATATTTGGACAACTTTATAAATGGAACAATAAACGAGAAGGAGCAGCGACGCACCGGCTTCCCCTGGAGTGAAGGCATTGTGAGCCGCTGCCGCTATGAAACAG GTGGGACGCTCCTGGCTGCTGAGATCGCTCTGCGGAGAGGTCTGGCATGCAGCACGGCAGGAGGAACCCATCACGCCTTCCCAAGCTTCGGCTCTGGGTTCTGTCTTCTTAATGACTTAGCAGTCACTGCCAAATTCATGCTGGATGAGAACCAGAAGAAGGTTCTGATCGTGGATCTGGACGTGCATCAG GGCGACGGCactgctttcattttcaaagatGAGCCGCAGGTCTTCACTTTCTCGGTGCACTGTGGGAAAAACTTCCCTCTTCGTAAACAACAGAGTGACCTTGACGTCAGCGTGGAGGACGGACTGGAGGACAGGGAGTATCTCTCCACAG TCGAGGCTCACCTTCCGTGGCTGCTGGAGAGTTTCCGCCCAGATCTGGTCCTGTATGATGCAGGTGTTGACCCCCACTGGGACGACGAACTGGGGAGGCTGCGGTTAACAGATCAAG GTTTGTATCAGAGGGATCTGTACGTGATGAAGACGGTGGTCAGCAGAGGAGTCCCCCTGGCTTCTGTAATAGGAGGAGGATACTCCAGGGACATCGACCGACTGGCCCTCAGACATTCCATCGTCCACCGAGCAGCCTCTCAGGTGCGTTTTACTGAACTTAAACTTACTGAGTGTGGCTGTAAAAAAACAGCTGTTTATGTTACACTTTATTCTTTAAAAGTAAATCTGCTGATGTAA
- the hdac12 gene encoding uncharacterized protein SYNPCC7002_A1628 isoform X1, giving the protein MTCMTKTFLTRRSFVRFIKLHRCLHAEVVRHESSGLPIVHHCGYVSELPPNHRFPMKKFPRVLHFLLKDQVITEKQVWAPEIASVDVLGSVHTAGYLDNFINGTINEKEQRRTGFPWSEGIVSRCRYETGGTLLAAEIALRRGLACSTAGGTHHAFPSFGSGFCLLNDLAVTAKFMLDENQKKVLIVDLDVHQGDGTAFIFKDEPQVFTFSVHCGKNFPLRKQQSDLDVSVEDGLEDREYLSTVEAHLPWLLESFRPDLVLYDAGVDPHWDDELGRLRLTDQGLYQRDLYVMKTVVSRGVPLASVIGGGYSRDIDRLALRHSIVHRAASQVRFTELKLTECGCKKTAVYVTLYSLKVNLLM; this is encoded by the exons ATGACTTGTATGACGAAAACATTCCTCACGAGACGTTCTTTTGTCAGGTTTATCAAACTTCACAGATGTCTGCACGCGGAAGTA GTGAGACATGAGTCCAGTGGACTTCCCATCGTTCACCACTGCGGATACGTGTCCGAGCTTCCACCCAATCACCGGTTCCCCATGAAGAAGTTTCCTCGAGTGTTACACTTTCTGCTCAAAGATCAGGTCATAACCGAGAAACAG GTTTGGGCTCCAGAAATTGCCTCTGTAGATGTACTGGGCAGTGTTCACACTGCTGGATATTTGGACAACTTTATAAATGGAACAATAAACGAGAAGGAGCAGCGACGCACCGGCTTCCCCTGGAGTGAAGGCATTGTGAGCCGCTGCCGCTATGAAACAG GTGGGACGCTCCTGGCTGCTGAGATCGCTCTGCGGAGAGGTCTGGCATGCAGCACGGCAGGAGGAACCCATCACGCCTTCCCAAGCTTCGGCTCTGGGTTCTGTCTTCTTAATGACTTAGCAGTCACTGCCAAATTCATGCTGGATGAGAACCAGAAGAAGGTTCTGATCGTGGATCTGGACGTGCATCAG GGCGACGGCactgctttcattttcaaagatGAGCCGCAGGTCTTCACTTTCTCGGTGCACTGTGGGAAAAACTTCCCTCTTCGTAAACAACAGAGTGACCTTGACGTCAGCGTGGAGGACGGACTGGAGGACAGGGAGTATCTCTCCACAG TCGAGGCTCACCTTCCGTGGCTGCTGGAGAGTTTCCGCCCAGATCTGGTCCTGTATGATGCAGGTGTTGACCCCCACTGGGACGACGAACTGGGGAGGCTGCGGTTAACAGATCAAG GTTTGTATCAGAGGGATCTGTACGTGATGAAGACGGTGGTCAGCAGAGGAGTCCCCCTGGCTTCTGTAATAGGAGGAGGATACTCCAGGGACATCGACCGACTGGCCCTCAGACATTCCATCGTCCACCGAGCAGCCTCTCAGGTGCGTTTTACTGAACTTAAACTTACTGAGTGTGGCTGTAAAAAAACAGCTGTTTATGTTACACTTTATTCTTTAAAAGTAAATCTGCTGATGTAA
- the trmt9b gene encoding probable tRNA methyltransferase 9B: MEEAASQLERAHVHSVYDRIAPYFNDSRYKAWPKVRQFLLDLEPGSIVADVGCGNGKYLHINKEVFKLGSDVCRPLVDSAWSQGHEVQMCDGLRLPYRDGCFDAVLSIAVIHHLSTKERRIRAIKEMARTLRAGGRIMIYVWAMEQKRRKFEKQDVFVPWNPVPYSPARQTGKPRRRVAAQSASEAVDNADKHRKVRSTSSVADEEEASCPRPQTRTQRQWFFSRSLDSVFDFGSLSLSRSTSRELSSISPTGDSEGFKASLRGRGKILIKQFSSFFSPPPVIGSEEDVFHPETDLHKQHDSGTAMNGNLPVALLEECSTLALPDLIPHQGERARQQSEPQESTQVEGTCLRYYHVFREGELARLIQDHVEELHVKDAYFDHANWCVIAEKVQPDF, translated from the exons atggaggaggctgcCAGTCAGCTGGAGAGAGCGCACGTGCACAGTGTGTACGACAGGATCGCTCCGTACTTCAACGACAGCCGCTACAAAGCCTGGCCCAAGGTGCGGCAGTTCCTGCTGGACCTGGAGCCCGGCAGCATCGTCGCCGATGTCG GCTGTGGCAATGGCAAGTATCTCCACATCAACAAGGAGGTGTTCAAGCTGGGAAGTGACGTctgtcgccccctggtggactccGCTTGGAGCCAAGGGCACGAGGTTCAGATGTGCGACGGGCTGCGGTTGCCTTACCGAGACGGATGCTTCGACGCCGTCCTCTCCATCGCAG TCATCCATCATTTGTCCACCAAAGAACGGCGTATTCGAGCAATAAAAGAAATGGCTCGCACGCTGCGGGCAGGCGGCCGCATCATGATCTACGTCTGGGCCATGGAGCAGAAGCGCCGCAAGTTTGAGAAGCAGGACGTCTTTGTCCCCTGGAACCCGGTTCCTTACTCGCCCGCCCGGCAGACCGGCAAACCCCGGCGGCGGGTGGCGGCTCAGAGCGCCAGCGAAGCCGTCGACAATGCCGACAAGCACAGGAAGGTCAGAAGCACATCGTCGGTGGCCGACGAAGAGGAGGCCAGCTGCCCGAGGCCTCAGACCCGAACACAGAGACAGTGGTTCTTCTCCAGGTCTCTTGATTCGGTGTTTGATTTTGGAAGCTTGTCCCTCTCCAGGTCCACGTCCAGAGAGTTGAGCAGCATTTCCCCCACTGGAGACAGTGAGGGCTTCAAAGCCAGTTTGCGAGGAAGAGGCAAAATCCTCATAAAGCAgttctccagcttcttctctcCCCCGCCCGTGATCGGATCAGAGGAGGACGTCTTCCACCCGGAAACAGATCTGCACAAGCAACACGACTCTGGTACGGCCATGAATGGGAACCTCCCTGTCGCTCTGTTGGAGGAGTGCAGCACTTTGGCTCTGCCCGATCTGATCCCCCACCAGGGGGAGCGTGCGAGGCAGCAGAGCGAGCCGCAGGAAAGCACACAGGTGGAAGGGACCTGCCTGAGGTACTATCATGTCTTCAGGGAGGGGGAGCTGGCCCGTCTGATCCAGGACCACGTGGAAGAGCTTCATGTGAAAGATGCTTATTTCGATCACGCTAACTGGTGCGTGATCGCGGAGAAAGTCCAGCCAGATTTTTAG
- the hdac12 gene encoding uncharacterized protein SYNPCC7002_A1628 isoform X3, which yields MTCMTKTFLTRRSFVRFIKLHRCLHAEVVRHESSGLPIVHHCGYVSELPPNHRFPMKKFPRVLHFLLKDQVITEKQVWAPEIASVDVLGSVHTAGYLDNFINGTINEKEQRRTGFPWSEGIVSRCRYETGGTLLAAEIALRRGLACSTAGGTHHAFPSFGSGFCLLNDLAVTAKFMLDENQKKVLIVDLDVHQGDGTAFIFKDEPQVFTFSVHCGKNFPLRKQQSDLDVSVEDGLEDREYLSTVEAHLPWLLESFRPDLVLYDAGVDPHWDDELGRLRLTDQGLYQRDLYVMKTVVSRGVPLASVIGGGYSRDIDRLALRHSIVHRAASQVWKECGM from the exons ATGACTTGTATGACGAAAACATTCCTCACGAGACGTTCTTTTGTCAGGTTTATCAAACTTCACAGATGTCTGCACGCGGAAGTA GTGAGACATGAGTCCAGTGGACTTCCCATCGTTCACCACTGCGGATACGTGTCCGAGCTTCCACCCAATCACCGGTTCCCCATGAAGAAGTTTCCTCGAGTGTTACACTTTCTGCTCAAAGATCAGGTCATAACCGAGAAACAG GTTTGGGCTCCAGAAATTGCCTCTGTAGATGTACTGGGCAGTGTTCACACTGCTGGATATTTGGACAACTTTATAAATGGAACAATAAACGAGAAGGAGCAGCGACGCACCGGCTTCCCCTGGAGTGAAGGCATTGTGAGCCGCTGCCGCTATGAAACAG GTGGGACGCTCCTGGCTGCTGAGATCGCTCTGCGGAGAGGTCTGGCATGCAGCACGGCAGGAGGAACCCATCACGCCTTCCCAAGCTTCGGCTCTGGGTTCTGTCTTCTTAATGACTTAGCAGTCACTGCCAAATTCATGCTGGATGAGAACCAGAAGAAGGTTCTGATCGTGGATCTGGACGTGCATCAG GGCGACGGCactgctttcattttcaaagatGAGCCGCAGGTCTTCACTTTCTCGGTGCACTGTGGGAAAAACTTCCCTCTTCGTAAACAACAGAGTGACCTTGACGTCAGCGTGGAGGACGGACTGGAGGACAGGGAGTATCTCTCCACAG TCGAGGCTCACCTTCCGTGGCTGCTGGAGAGTTTCCGCCCAGATCTGGTCCTGTATGATGCAGGTGTTGACCCCCACTGGGACGACGAACTGGGGAGGCTGCGGTTAACAGATCAAG GTTTGTATCAGAGGGATCTGTACGTGATGAAGACGGTGGTCAGCAGAGGAGTCCCCCTGGCTTCTGTAATAGGAGGAGGATACTCCAGGGACATCGACCGACTGGCCCTCAGACATTCCATCGTCCACCGAGCAGCCTCTCAG GTTTGGAAGGAGTGTGGCATGTAA